One genomic segment of Vulpes vulpes isolate BD-2025 chromosome 2, VulVul3, whole genome shotgun sequence includes these proteins:
- the LOC112927806 gene encoding olfactory receptor 1L6-like has product MLRENQSHMPEFLLLGLTSDPKQQGWLFASFLAMYLVNVTGNSVIIAAIRRDARLHTPMYFLLSSLSLVDICFTSAIVPRMLANMLSKSKVPFAQCLTQMYFFVAFGITDSFLLAVMAVDRYMAICNPLHYSMTMSPRRYLLLVMVSWVLSHLHSLTYTILMACLSFCGPNVIHHFFCDVQPLLTLSCSDTSINELLAFTEGSFVIMSPFILIIVSYIFITRAVLRVRSERGRYKVFSTCQSYLIVVVLFYGTIIFVYIRPSSTYSVTKDRVVTVIYTVVTPMLNPFIYSLRNKDMKQALKKLVRRVE; this is encoded by the coding sequence ATGCTGAGGGAAAACCAGAGCCATATGCCTGAATTCCTCCTTCTGGGACTGACCAGTGACCCCAAACAGCAGGGGTGGCTCTTTGCCAGCTTCCTAGCCATGTATCTGGTCAATGTGACTGGTAACTCAGTCATCATTGCAGCTATCCGGAGGGATGCCCgcctccacacccccatgtacttcttgCTTTCCAGTCTGTCCCTGGTGGACATCTGCTTTACAAGTGCCATTGTGCCAAGGATGCTGGCAAACATGCTGAGCAAAAGCAAGGTCCCCTTTGCCCAATGCCTCACACAGATGTATTTCTTTGTGGCCTTTGGGATCACTGACAGCTTCCTCCTGGCTGTCATGGCTGTTGACCGCTACATGGCCATCTGCAACCCGCTGCATTACAGCATGACCATGAGCCCCAGGCGTTATCTCCTGCTGGTGATGGTGTCCTGGGTGCTGTCCCATCTCCACTCACTCACCTACACAATTCTCAtggcctgcctctccttctgtgggCCCAATGTCATCCATCACTTCTTCTGTGATGTCCAGCCACTGCTGACACTCTCCTGCTCTGACACCTCTATCAATGAGCTTTTGGCTTTCACAGAAGGCTCCTTTGTGATCATGAGTCCCTTCATCTTGATCATTGTCTCTTATATTTTTATCACCCGTGCTGTTCTGAGGGTCCGTTCTGAAAGAGGCAGGTACAAGGTCTTCTCCACCTGTCAGTCCTACCTCATAGTTGTGGTACTATTCTATGGGACCATAATATTTGTGTACATTCGCCCCTCATCCACCTACTCAGTGACAAAGGACCGTGTGGTCACTGTCATCTATACAGTAGTTACCCCCATGCTGAACCCTTTTATCTATAGTCTTAGGAACAAGGACATGAAGCAGGCCTTGAAAAAGCTCGTCAGAAGGGTAGAATAG
- the LOC112928029 gene encoding LOW QUALITY PROTEIN: olfactory receptor 1L4-like (The sequence of the model RefSeq protein was modified relative to this genomic sequence to represent the inferred CDS: inserted 1 base in 1 codon) translates to METKNYSSESSFVLLGISSSPQLQKPLFAIFLIMYLVTVVGNVLIILVXSDSRLHTPMYFFLSNLSFTDICFTTVIVPSMLANLLSETKVISFVGCLIQMYFFMAFANTDSYLLASMAIDRLVAICNPFHYERVMNPRRCLLMLLGSCTISHLHSLLRVLLMSRLSFCASHVIKHFFCDTQPVLKLSCSDTSSNQIVVMTETLAVITTPFLCILFSYLRIIITVLRIPSAAGKWKAFSTCGSHLTVVALFYGSVIYVYFRPLSMYSVVKDRVATIMYTVVTPMLNPFIYSLRNKDMKRGLIKLRDRIHS, encoded by the exons ATGGAAACAAAGAACTATAGCAGCGAATCAAGCTTTGTCCTCCTGGGCATCTCTTCCAGTCCTCAGCTACAGAAACCACTCTTTGCCATCTTCCTCATCATGTACCTGGTCACTGTCGTGGGCAATGTACTCATCATCTTGG AGTCTGACTCCCGACTCCATACTCCTATGTACTTTTTCCTCAGCAACTTGTCCTTCACAGATATCTGCTTCACAACAGTGATTGTGCCCAGCATGCTGGCAAACCTACTATCAGAGACCAAGGTTATCTCCTTTGTGGGTTGCCTGATCCAGATGTATTTCTTCATGGCCTTTGCAAATACTGACAGTTACCTTCTAGCCTCTATGGCCATAGATAGGCTGGTAGCCATCTGCAACCCCTTCCACTATGAAAGGGTCATGAACCCACGGCGTTGTCTCCTCATGCTGCTGGGCTCTTGCACCATCTCCCACCTGCACTCCCTGCTCCGAGTGCTACTCATGTCCCGCCTGtccttctgtgcctctcatgTCATTAAGCACTTTTTTTGTGATACCCAACCTGTACTAAAGCTATCCTGCTCTGACACATCCTCCAACCAGATTGTGGTCATGACTGAGACCCTGGCCGTCATCACAACCCCCTTCCTGTGCATCCTCTTCTCCTATCTGCGAATCATCATCACTGTGCTCAGAATTCCCTCTGCAGCTGGGAAGTGGAAGGCCTTCTCTACCTGTGGCTCCCACCTCACTGTAGTGGCTTTGTTCTATGGGAGTGTCATCTATGTCTACTTTAGGCCCCTGTCCATGTACTCAGTGGTGAAGGACCGGGTAGCCACAATTATGTACACAGTAGTGACACCCATGCTGAACCCCTTCATCTATAGCCTGAGGAACAAAGATATGAAGAGGGGTTTGATTAAATTAAGGGACAGAATTCACTCATAG